Part of the Cohnella candidum genome, TCCTGTAGGTCTATAAATTTTGGGAGAGAGCCGAGCGGCCCTCGTAGATTCCTAGTTTTATAGACTACTTGGGAACGAAAAAGTTACATCCGATAAGAGATTGTAATCAAAATGAAACAGTTGATTCGATTTGTTTGTGGGAACAAGGAAAAACCCGGAAACTCATGAGAGTTTCCGGGTTCTTCTGGAATGAGCGTTATTCCCCGTCTATCTGCGCTCGTTCGGATCGGGTCAGCTTGGCCTTCACCAGCTGATAGGATTGCTCCAGCATAGCAAGAACCTCACCATCCGGCACGGAACCGTCGAGCACGACGGTATTCCAATGCTTTTTGTTCATGTGGTACCCCGGCAGCACCGAGCGAGGATATTGCTGCCTGAGCAGCCAAACTTCTTCCGGATCGGCCTTCAGGTTTACGCTCAGCCGATCTCCGTTGCTGCCGAGGAGGGCGAACATTTTGCTTCCGACGTACAACAC contains:
- a CDS encoding MmcQ/YjbR family DNA-binding protein, with the translated sequence MIDHQVLIERSIGMPGVTLRYPFDPNLSVLYVGSKMFALLGSNGDRLSVNLKADPEEVWLLRQQYPRSVLPGYHMNKKHWNTVVLDGSVPDGEVLAMLEQSYQLVKAKLTRSERAQIDGE